Within Bacteroidota bacterium, the genomic segment ATCTTCCACTTTAGATTCAAGTCAGGTATTTATTTCTTTTCAACCAAGTAATAGAAAAAAAATAAATTTAAATACACAAGCAACTGAAGATGCAGAATCAATGAATAATCTTTCGGCTGATGTTACTACAAATGGATTAACAAGTTTTGATATTTGTGGCGATGATTATTATGAAAGTTATTGTTTGGATTTAGGTTATTCGCAGGAGCCACATTGTAGTAGTTATAATGGATTATCACAATTGGGAATTGCATGGAATTCAGATGACGATTATTATGATAATGCATTACCCGACGACATGCAAGATTTCACCCAGTTTGATGCAATACAATTTCGTGCAAGTGTAAATTTTGTGGATGCAAGTACTGCATTAGATTTTAATGTGGAGTTGATTGATGCAGATGGAAATTCAAGTGTAGTATCTGTTAGTGATTACAGCAATGCATTATTTTTTCCACCGGGAGATTTTGGTTCTACTTTACCCCGCATTATGCATAACACAATTAAAATTCCGTTAGCTGATTTTACAGGAGTTGATTTAAGTGCAATTACAAATGTGCGTTTTGATTTTGATGAAACTACTTTAGGTGCAATTCTTATTTCTGATTTGTTATTAAGCTCACATGACTTCGTTTATTTTTCTCCAACTGCTGCTTTTACTGCAAACATAACAAGTACCTGTACAGGCGAAATTCAATTCACTGATCAATCTGATAATTACCCTGAAGAATGGTTTTGGGATTTTGGTGATGGAATAACATCTACTGAAAAAAATCCATTGCATTTATATACTGCTAACGGAATTTATACTGTAACACTTTCTGTTGCAAATCCTGTGGGTGAGGATATGATTTCATATACCGCATTTATTGAAGTGAATAAGCCCGAAGCACCAATTGTTTTTAATGATACTATTTGTGCCGGTGAATCTGCTGCATTATCTGCAACCACATTATCCGGAGGAATAATTAATTGGTATGATGCATTGGAAAGCGAAACAATTATTTATAGTGGAGATACTTTTTCAATTGCACCGGATATCACAACAAATTATTTTGCAGAAGAATTAATTGAAGCTCCATTGCTATCTGTTGGGCCGGTTGATAATAGTTTTGGCAGTGGTGGTTATTTTGATAGCAATGATTCCAGAGGTATATTTTTTAATGTTGAAATTCCAATCATAATTGAAAGTGTAAAAGTATATGCAGTTTCATCAGGTGAAAGAACAATAGAAGTATTAGATGGCGAGGGCGGTCCGGTAATTCAATCAACAACCATTAATATTCCCTCAGGTGAATCCATAGTTGAACTCGGATTTAATTTAGAACCGAATGATAATTATTATATAAAAGTTACGGGTGATTTAGTGGATTTATTTCGCATCAATGATGGCTCACCGGATTATCCGTATTCAATAGCGGATGTTATTTCTTTAACCGGTTCTAATGTGGAAGGAGAGGAGTTGGATTTTTATTATTTCTTTTTCGATTGGAAAGTGCGTGAGCCTGAATGTGTGAGTGAAAGAGTTGTAGTTAGTGCAATTGTAAATCCAAGTCCTGAGGTAATTACAAGTGGAGATGTAACAATTATTTCAGGTGAGTCAACAACACTTTCAGCAAGCGGAGGAATTATTTTTAGCTGGGTTCCAACAACAGGATTAAGTGATCCAACTATTGCAAATCCAATTGCAAATCCAACTGAAACAACAGAATACACAGTAACCGTTACAAATGATTTTGATTGCAGCAGTGAAGCATCATTAACGGTAGAAGTAAAAGAGAATACTGCTATAGAAAATATTTTAGGAATTTCAGAAATACTTATTTATCCAAATCCAAACAATGGCATTTTTACATTGCAAATAAATCAAGTATTTAATGCATTTCAATTGCAAATAAAAAACAGTGTAGGTCAACTTGTGTATTCTCAAAAAATCAATACAGCAAATACAGAAATAAATTTGCTAGCATTGACTAAAGGAATTTATCTATTAGAAATAAAAACCACAGATTCTGTTTTTGGAAAAGGTTTGGTAATTGAATAGAAAAAAATTGACAATTGAAAGTGGAGAATTGACAATGAAAAAAAAGTTTCGTGTTTCGGGTTTCAGGTTTAAAAAAAACCACCACTGATTTTTCATTCACCATTTATAATTTATAATTTACAATTGCCTTTTGCTTATTGCTTATTGCAAATTATTTTTCACCATTCACTTTTTAAATTGACAGTTGACAATGGACAATTGACAATGAAATAAAATGTTGTTTCGGGTTTCAAGTTTAAAAAACCACCACTGATTTTTCATTCACCATTTATAATTTATAATTTACAATTGCCTTTTGCTTATTGCTTCTTTTTTATGCGGGTGGTGTTTAAAAACCACCCTGTTTTATTCATCATTTACAATTTATTATTTACAATTGCCTTTTGCATATTGCTTATTGCCTTTTGCAAATTATTTTTCACCATTCACCATTCACTTAGTAATTTGCCGTAAACTTGCGTATGAAAAAAATCCTGCTTTACCTTTTTCTTTTCATTGGCAATTTTGTTTTCGCACAAAAAGATTATACAGTTGAATCCATACCCAACCCGAAAGATTCTCCGCCATACGGATATGTAAGTAATCCCGATGGCGTGTTAGATGATAATACTTTCGGACTCATTAATTCTTATATCCGCAATTTGGAAGATTCAACAACTATTCAAATTGCAGTGGTAGTGGTGAATTCAATTGGTGATTTAGTACCAAGAGAATTTGCGACAGAACTTTTTCGGCATTGGGGAATAGGTCAGGCAGAAAATAATAATGGATTATTAATTCTGCTTGTAATTAATCAGCGGCGAATGGAGTTCGAAGTGGGTTATGGTTTGGAAGGAATTTTAACTGATGGAATCAGCAAGCGTATTCAAATGGAACACATGGTGCCTTATGCAAAAGAAGGTGATTACAATCAGGCTACTTTACAAGGAGTTTTTGAAGTTTCAAAAATGTTGGGCAATCCAAAATATCGTGAAGAAGTATATGCAGGAACTGACAGCAATGGTAATTATGCAAATTCATTAAGCAGACAAAATATTGCAGTGCCTGTTGTAATAATTTTCTTTATTGTGTATGGACTTACTTTAATTATTAATTGGAAATCATCTACCAAAAATTTAAAAAAGAAACCCATTTATGTACAGCATTATTTCAATAGCAATTACAATAACACTAAAAACATTTTGATTGGAATTGGTTTGCCTGTAGCATTTATAGCATCACAAATGTCAACGGGTAATTTGCGTATAGCTGAGTTCTGGATTTTTATGTATTTGTTTATAATTTTTTTATTAGTCGAAAGAAGATTTCGCTTAAATAGTTATATTATTCATGAAACGGATAAACAAGAAGACGAACCTTATAAGAGCTATAATTATTTAGCACATTCGCATAGCAAAGGATGGTTTGCTGCGGTTGTCTTTTTTCCAATACCATTTTTATTGTATTGGATATGGCATCGCTGGCAATTACGTTATTTGCGCAACATTGCGCCGGTGGATGCAGCAAGCGGATTACCTATGCAAAAACTTTCAGAAAAAGCAGATAATGCATTCCTGGAAAATTTTCAGTTGACAGAAGAGAAACTAAAATCAGTGGATTATGATGTGTGGCAAAGCAGTAAAAATGATAATGTAAAAATTATTCGCTACGAAAATTTTAGAAGTAAATACACTACTTGTTCTAATTGCAATGGTAAAACATTTAGTATGGAAAAAAATGAAACACTGCAAAGTGCAACGTATTCAAGTTCAGGTTTAGGAAGGAAAACATATGGTTGTAAGAATTGCAATCACACAGAAGAAAAAACCTATACGA encodes:
- a CDS encoding PKD domain-containing protein; this encodes MQFKFYSSVFVIFFCINISYLIAQTPDPGIDGAYTVASQEYDFGDEAYTPPSFPDAVEVTGSVHYPEDLSDGPFPVLLFLHGRHSTCFNPATGNTNIAWPCTGSYTAIPSYTGYDYLAEHFASLGYIVISISANSISSTDNFVADYGMQARGELIQYHLDLWNTWNTVGGDPFGTTFVGKLDMNNIGTMGHSRGGEGVIFNALYNKELGSPYGINAVLTLAPVDFNRHVLTGTPLLNLAPYCDGDVSDLQGVHFYDDARYLDMDDEAPKHGMLLLGANHNYFNTTWTPGLFPAGTSDDWDYVDWFQNDEHCGTSNPDNDRLDNDTQRNSLLAYASAFFRYYIGGENAFAPYMEVDDVIPPVSSTLDSSQVFISFQPSNRKKINLNTQATEDAESMNNLSADVTTNGLTSFDICGDDYYESYCLDLGYSQEPHCSSYNGLSQLGIAWNSDDDYYDNALPDDMQDFTQFDAIQFRASVNFVDASTALDFNVELIDADGNSSVVSVSDYSNALFFPPGDFGSTLPRIMHNTIKIPLADFTGVDLSAITNVRFDFDETTLGAILISDLLLSSHDFVYFSPTAAFTANITSTCTGEIQFTDQSDNYPEEWFWDFGDGITSTEKNPLHLYTANGIYTVTLSVANPVGEDMISYTAFIEVNKPEAPIVFNDTICAGESAALSATTLSGGIINWYDALESETIIYSGDTFSIAPDITTNYFAEELIEAPLLSVGPVDNSFGSGGYFDSNDSRGIFFNVEIPIIIESVKVYAVSSGERTIEVLDGEGGPVIQSTTINIPSGESIVELGFNLEPNDNYYIKVTGDLVDLFRINDGSPDYPYSIADVISLTGSNVEGEELDFYYFFFDWKVREPECVSERVVVSAIVNPSPEVITSGDVTIISGESTTLSASGGIIFSWVPTTGLSDPTIANPIANPTETTEYTVTVTNDFDCSSEASLTVEVKENTAIENILGISEILIYPNPNNGIFTLQINQVFNAFQLQIKNSVGQLVYSQKINTANTEINLLALTKGIYLLEIKTTDSVFGKGLVIE
- a CDS encoding TPM domain-containing protein, which translates into the protein MKKILLYLFLFIGNFVFAQKDYTVESIPNPKDSPPYGYVSNPDGVLDDNTFGLINSYIRNLEDSTTIQIAVVVVNSIGDLVPREFATELFRHWGIGQAENNNGLLILLVINQRRMEFEVGYGLEGILTDGISKRIQMEHMVPYAKEGDYNQATLQGVFEVSKMLGNPKYREEVYAGTDSNGNYANSLSRQNIAVPVVIIFFIVYGLTLIINWKSSTKNLKKKPIYVQHYFNSNYNNTKNILIGIGLPVAFIASQMSTGNLRIAEFWIFMYLFIIFLLVERRFRLNSYIIHETDKQEDEPYKSYNYLAHSHSKGWFAAVVFFPIPFLLYWIWHRWQLRYLRNIAPVDAASGLPMQKLSEKADNAFLENFQLTEEKLKSVDYDVWQSSKNDNVKIIRYENFRSKYTTCSNCNGKTFSMEKNETLQSATYSSSGLGRKTYGCKNCNHTEEKTYTIPMKVQSSSSSSGGSGGGGGGSFGGGSSGGGGAGSSW